A single bacterium DNA region contains:
- a CDS encoding 3-hydroxyacyl-CoA dehydrogenase — protein MSVKTITVIGAGIMGSGIAHVAAQAGFETTLNDISKEALDKGLATITNNLDKGIEFGKITGQEKDKTLKHLKLNSDLGSAVRDADFIIEAAPEKIELKIKLFSAMDKVCKPESIFATNTSSLSISEISAVTGRPQKCIGMHFFNPVHKMKLVEIIRALETDEETIRITQDVSKQMGKEIVTIKESPGFITSRINAMIGNEAFYLLEEGVASAKDIDTALKLGLNHPMGPFEMVDLVGLDTRLSILEYLHKALGEKYKPCPLMVQYVKAGRLGRKAGKGVYEYTNSIK, from the coding sequence ATGAGCGTTAAAACAATTACCGTTATCGGCGCGGGTATTATGGGTAGTGGAATTGCCCACGTTGCCGCGCAGGCCGGATTTGAAACGACGCTGAATGATATTTCCAAAGAGGCCTTGGATAAAGGGCTGGCAACGATAACAAACAATCTGGATAAAGGTATTGAATTTGGTAAAATTACCGGCCAGGAAAAAGACAAAACGCTCAAACATCTAAAGCTAAACAGCGATTTAGGTTCGGCAGTGCGGGACGCGGATTTTATTATCGAAGCCGCGCCGGAAAAAATTGAACTCAAGATCAAGCTTTTTTCTGCGATGGATAAAGTTTGTAAACCTGAAAGCATTTTTGCCACGAACACATCTTCTCTTAGCATCTCGGAAATTTCTGCGGTTACCGGCCGTCCACAGAAATGTATCGGCATGCATTTTTTTAATCCGGTTCATAAAATGAAATTAGTCGAGATCATCCGCGCGTTGGAAACGGATGAGGAAACGATCCGAATAACACAAGACGTTTCTAAACAAATGGGAAAAGAGATCGTAACGATCAAGGAATCGCCGGGATTTATTACAAGCCGAATTAACGCCATGATCGGCAATGAAGCTTTTTACCTGCTTGAAGAAGGCGTGGCTTCGGCCAAAGATATTGACACGGCGCTGAAACTCGGGCTGAATCATCCTATGGGGCCTTTTGAAATGGTTGATCTGGTAGGACTCGACACGCGGTTGAGCATTTTGGAATACCTTCATAAAGCGCTCGGCGAAAAATACAAACCTTGCCCGCTCATGGTCCAATACGTCAAAGCAGGAAGGCTCGGACGAAAAGCCGGTAAAGGCGTGTACGAATATACGAATTCCATAAAATAA